From a single Micromonospora pallida genomic region:
- a CDS encoding helix-turn-helix domain-containing protein, translated as MRERPHDGPLPAAEPVPGARPPQPDGDRVPGPARPARAPLTRQQYAYGLIVALLVLVLLVVGDRPVSGTGRRVNDLPVGRRVAQWRVRRNMTQQQFADRLGKSKSWVDKVERGVRRLERVSSLREVAATLRIDLGVLLADQPDRPDPAAAGVEGVRTALARYHVEAPPEPVDVAALRVRLGHAEQSYRHARYPQLLALLPGLLDAVRAARAVRSDRATAALLVPVYGLTALALVKVDQGELAWLAADRGMAVALATGDPQVAAVATVSLAQALRHTDRRRSAMEAAVVAVHRLKSARSGARVDPSLVGTLLIQAALAAAGRGLDRDVRQLLDQAAEAARDVGAGDGGFGRAAVEAARVVAETTLGEVTAATVRHERLTAGDEWWWLPTEHRAAYLLDAARAYVLAGDMFRAGRTLLDAERTARGEVHDRPAVRGLVAVVARSADAPADLARLAATLHIT; from the coding sequence ATGCGTGAACGTCCGCATGACGGGCCGTTGCCGGCGGCGGAGCCCGTTCCCGGGGCCCGGCCGCCGCAACCGGACGGCGATCGGGTGCCCGGTCCGGCCCGCCCGGCCCGCGCGCCGCTAACCCGGCAGCAGTACGCCTACGGCCTGATCGTCGCGCTGCTCGTACTGGTCCTGCTCGTGGTCGGGGATCGTCCGGTGAGCGGGACGGGCCGGCGGGTGAACGACCTGCCGGTGGGCCGCCGGGTCGCCCAGTGGCGGGTACGGCGCAACATGACCCAGCAGCAGTTCGCCGACCGCCTCGGCAAGTCGAAGAGTTGGGTGGACAAGGTCGAACGCGGGGTGCGTCGGCTGGAACGGGTGTCCAGTCTGCGGGAGGTCGCCGCCACGCTCCGGATCGATCTGGGGGTGCTGCTGGCCGATCAGCCCGACCGACCGGACCCCGCCGCCGCAGGCGTGGAGGGGGTACGCACCGCCCTGGCGCGGTACCACGTCGAGGCCCCGCCCGAGCCGGTCGACGTCGCGGCGTTGCGGGTCCGGCTGGGCCACGCGGAGCAGAGCTACCGCCACGCCCGCTACCCGCAACTGCTCGCCCTGCTGCCGGGATTGCTCGACGCCGTCCGCGCGGCGCGGGCCGTCCGCTCCGACCGGGCGACCGCCGCGCTGCTGGTCCCCGTGTACGGACTCACCGCCCTGGCGCTGGTCAAGGTCGACCAGGGGGAGTTGGCCTGGCTGGCCGCCGACCGGGGGATGGCGGTCGCCCTGGCCACCGGCGATCCGCAGGTCGCCGCCGTCGCCACGGTGTCACTGGCGCAGGCCCTGCGGCACACCGACCGGCGACGCTCTGCGATGGAGGCGGCCGTCGTCGCCGTACACCGTCTGAAGTCGGCGCGGTCCGGTGCCCGGGTCGATCCGTCCCTGGTCGGGACGCTGCTGATTCAGGCCGCCCTCGCCGCTGCCGGCCGAGGGCTGGACCGTGACGTGCGGCAGTTGCTCGACCAGGCCGCAGAGGCCGCTCGGGACGTCGGGGCCGGTGACGGCGGGTTCGGCCGGGCGGCGGTCGAGGCCGCGCGGGTGGTGGCCGAGACGACCCTCGGGGAGGTCACCGCGGCGACGGTACGACACGAGCGGCTGACGGCCGGCGACGAGTGGTGGTGGCTGCCGACCGAGCACCGGGCCGCATACCTCCTCGACGCGGCCCGCGCGTACGTGCTGGCCGGCGACATGTTCCGGGCGGGCCGGACGCTGCTGGACGCGGAACGTACCGCCCGGGGCGAGGTGCACGACCGCCCGGCGGTACGCGGCCTGGTCGCCGTCGTGGCGCGGTCCGCCGACGCTCCGGCCGACCTGGCCCGCCTCGCCGCGACCCTCCACATCACCTGA
- a CDS encoding winged helix-turn-helix domain-containing protein: MPRQPLYEQVIGDVIASIRTGALQPGDKLPSITELCEQYSASPTPIRLALRLLDERGWIEVHQGKGSFVAANPPT; the protein is encoded by the coding sequence ATGCCGAGACAACCCCTGTACGAGCAGGTCATAGGCGATGTGATCGCCTCGATACGGACTGGCGCGCTACAGCCTGGAGACAAGCTGCCGTCCATCACCGAGCTGTGCGAGCAGTACAGCGCCAGCCCAACGCCGATCAGGCTGGCCCTACGGCTCCTCGACGAGCGGGGCTGGATCGAGGTGCACCAGGGCAAGGGCTCATTCGTGGCGGCGAACCCGCCTACCTAA